One part of the Hydrogenobacter sp. T-2 genome encodes these proteins:
- a CDS encoding efflux RND transporter permease subunit, with amino-acid sequence MYRFFIHRPVTSWMFMIAFIILGLYSLRTIPLDRLPDVDFPTVSIVTTYPGANAYVVDVNVTRVIEDQIATISGIESISSASFAGTSRITITFSLEKDIDVAAQEVRDAVQRVLRRLPEGVDPPLVRKVDTALTPVFVTLLHSKTADYQTLAYWADKVIKREFERINGVGQVDLGGFRDNVLWVRIDPERLYSRGLAVQDVLDAVSKNHIEAPAGAIYGKNREYILRLYGKAQDPRELESVYIRNGVRLRDVGFVEFTEDERRGMARFMGEQAIALVVYKQSKTNTVEVVDAVKAKMEELNRQLPQGMRMDYTFDSSIFVKDSVRAAIEEIIIGSLLTALVVYFFLGNLRLTLVPIFAIPITLLGTVFFIYQLGNSLNTFTLLALAVAVGIVIDDAIVVLESIYRRRYEEGLSPLEAGEEGTKVVIFALLASTASLVIVFLPIIFLKGVVGKLFGSFALTLAIAIALSYLVAISFTPMAVSRLVAGPPSTNPFVRAYERFENFFDRLLRWSLDHKLVVIAFSLLSVFIGFQLFKAVKKEFFPIVDEGRFLVRFETPVGSSFEYTEQKTREIESILLKNPYVDRFGLAMGQGVAGRPDVNGGLGFVYLKEGKRPHQAKIMEMVREELRKVKDVRVSVEPPGIVGPGGGRQVDLQYAIRGPSLEELQNIANRLTTEFRNRAGYRDVDTDLRLNEPQVQIRVNREKLGDLGVSVEDVAITLNVLFGKFQLGTYELGAESYDVYVKSMPEFVQNMENLKRVYVRNLKGELIPLTELVDIQVATGYKAINRYNRQYSFTFFANLSPEKPLADAVAEVENWLKNNLPPGYTFEPVGQAKEFQRAFQGLGFALIFALIGVYMVLASLFESYRHPFTVLLMVPLAVAGAFGLLLLTNTSLSVPSYFGIILLVGIIVRDAVLFIERIIQLRKEGIQTREAILQARRERLRPILMTTFTIVSALTPVALGLTAGAELRKPLALAVIGGIFTGLPLSLFLLPVLYELFDKLSLRKYHIRKT; translated from the coding sequence ATGTATCGCTTTTTTATACACAGACCGGTCACCTCTTGGATGTTTATGATAGCCTTTATAATCCTTGGGCTTTATTCTCTGAGGACAATACCCCTTGATAGGCTTCCTGACGTGGACTTTCCCACAGTTAGCATCGTAACTACCTATCCCGGTGCCAACGCCTACGTGGTGGATGTGAACGTCACAAGAGTTATCGAAGACCAGATAGCCACCATAAGTGGGATAGAAAGCATCTCATCTGCCAGCTTTGCAGGCACTTCAAGGATAACCATAACCTTCTCCCTTGAGAAAGATATAGATGTTGCAGCACAGGAGGTCAGGGATGCGGTGCAAAGGGTTTTAAGAAGACTTCCCGAGGGAGTAGACCCACCTCTGGTTAGAAAGGTGGATACAGCCCTCACCCCTGTTTTTGTCACACTGCTCCACTCTAAGACTGCGGACTATCAGACCCTCGCTTACTGGGCGGACAAGGTTATAAAGAGGGAGTTTGAAAGGATAAATGGCGTAGGACAGGTAGACCTTGGCGGTTTTAGAGACAATGTGCTTTGGGTGAGGATTGACCCAGAAAGGCTCTACTCAAGAGGGCTTGCGGTTCAGGACGTATTGGATGCGGTAAGTAAAAACCACATAGAAGCACCCGCAGGAGCCATATACGGCAAAAATAGGGAATACATACTAAGGCTTTACGGAAAAGCTCAAGACCCAAGAGAGCTTGAAAGTGTATACATAAGAAACGGTGTAAGGCTTAGAGATGTGGGCTTTGTGGAGTTCACAGAAGATGAAAGAAGAGGCATGGCAAGGTTTATGGGCGAGCAGGCTATTGCCTTGGTTGTTTACAAGCAATCTAAGACCAACACCGTTGAAGTGGTGGATGCGGTAAAGGCAAAGATGGAAGAGCTAAACAGACAGCTACCTCAAGGCATGAGGATGGACTACACCTTTGACTCCTCCATATTTGTAAAGGATAGCGTCAGAGCGGCAATAGAGGAGATAATAATAGGTAGTTTGCTAACCGCCCTTGTGGTTTACTTTTTCCTTGGAAACTTAAGGCTTACCCTTGTTCCCATATTTGCAATACCCATAACCCTTCTTGGCACTGTCTTTTTCATCTACCAGCTTGGAAACTCCCTTAATACCTTTACCCTTCTTGCCCTTGCAGTAGCAGTAGGCATAGTCATAGACGATGCCATAGTGGTGCTTGAGAGCATATACAGAAGAAGATATGAAGAAGGTCTTAGTCCCTTAGAGGCAGGAGAGGAAGGAACGAAAGTAGTTATATTTGCTCTACTTGCCTCCACAGCCTCTTTGGTGATAGTTTTCCTGCCTATAATATTCCTGAAGGGTGTAGTAGGCAAGCTCTTCGGAAGTTTTGCACTAACACTCGCTATAGCCATAGCACTCTCTTACCTTGTTGCCATTAGCTTTACCCCCATGGCGGTTTCGAGGCTTGTGGCAGGTCCTCCCTCCACTAACCCCTTTGTAAGAGCTTACGAGAGGTTTGAAAACTTCTTTGATAGACTTCTCAGGTGGTCTCTTGACCACAAGTTAGTGGTTATAGCCTTCTCTTTGCTAAGCGTTTTTATAGGCTTTCAACTATTTAAGGCGGTCAAAAAGGAATTTTTCCCCATAGTAGATGAGGGCAGGTTTCTTGTAAGGTTTGAAACGCCTGTGGGCTCTTCCTTTGAATACACAGAGCAGAAAACAAGGGAAATAGAATCAATTCTTCTCAAAAACCCCTATGTGGACCGCTTTGGTCTTGCTATGGGTCAAGGCGTGGCAGGAAGACCAGACGTAAACGGAGGTCTTGGCTTTGTTTACCTAAAGGAGGGCAAAAGACCCCATCAGGCAAAGATTATGGAGATGGTAAGAGAAGAGCTAAGAAAAGTAAAGGATGTTAGAGTAAGCGTAGAGCCTCCGGGCATTGTGGGACCTGGCGGTGGAAGGCAGGTAGACCTCCAGTATGCCATAAGAGGTCCCTCTCTTGAAGAGCTTCAAAACATAGCCAATAGACTTACCACAGAGTTTAGAAACAGGGCTGGCTACAGGGACGTGGACACAGACCTTAGGCTCAACGAGCCACAGGTTCAAATAAGGGTAAACAGAGAAAAACTTGGAGACCTAGGTGTTAGCGTGGAGGATGTGGCAATAACCCTTAACGTGCTTTTTGGTAAGTTTCAGCTCGGAACTTACGAGCTTGGTGCGGAAAGCTACGATGTGTATGTCAAGTCCATGCCGGAGTTTGTGCAAAACATGGAAAACCTCAAAAGGGTATATGTGAGAAACCTCAAGGGAGAGCTTATACCACTAACGGAGCTGGTAGATATACAAGTAGCCACAGGTTATAAGGCAATAAACCGATATAACAGACAATATTCTTTCACCTTCTTCGCCAACCTATCTCCAGAAAAGCCTCTTGCTGATGCGGTGGCAGAGGTTGAAAACTGGCTAAAAAATAACCTTCCACCCGGCTACACCTTTGAGCCGGTGGGTCAAGCAAAGGAGTTTCAAAGAGCCTTTCAAGGTCTTGGCTTTGCACTTATCTTTGCACTAATAGGCGTTTATATGGTGCTTGCTTCTCTTTTTGAAAGCTACAGGCATCCCTTTACCGTGCTTCTCATGGTCCCCCTTGCAGTGGCTGGTGCTTTCGGGCTTTTGCTTCTTACAAATACCTCCCTCAGCGTCCCTTCCTACTTTGGCATAATCCTCCTTGTGGGTATAATCGTCCGTGATGCGGTGCTATTCATAGAGAGGATAATCCAGCTTAGAAAGGAAGGTATACAAACCCGTGAGGCTATCCTTCAGGCAAGAAGAGAAAGGCTAAGACCCATTCTTATGACTACCTTTACCATAGTGTCCGCCCTAACACCCGTAGCTCTTGGTCTTACCGCAGGTGCGGAGCTAAGAAAACCCCTTGCCCTTGCGGTCATAGGTGGTATATTCACTGGACTTCCACTTAGCCTTTTCCTTTTGCCAGTGCTGTATGAACTCTTTGACAAGCTGAGCCTAAGAAAGTATCATATTAGAAAAACCTAA
- a CDS encoding thiamine biosynthesis protein ThiS, translating to MRVKVSYRGQTLELEFEGERVRVGELLKALGLSREYAFVVKGEDVLEEKDTIVDGESVRVINAISGGYI from the coding sequence ATGAGGGTGAAGGTAAGCTATAGGGGACAGACCCTTGAACTGGAGTTTGAGGGCGAAAGGGTAAGGGTAGGTGAACTTCTCAAAGCCTTAGGGCTTTCAAGGGAATATGCCTTTGTGGTCAAGGGCGAGGATGTGCTTGAGGAGAAAGACACCATAGTAGACGGAGAAAGTGTAAGGGTTATAAACGCCATATCGGGTGGATATATTTAA
- a CDS encoding TolC family protein translates to MRLIVLLFVSLKLVFAISLEEAVELAIKNNTSMRLSILDLQKAEENIRKAKAGILPQVSFSYSYTRLGGDLAFGFTPKNRHSYLLQLDQAVFNRAVFEGLRLAKDQRELQELIYEDVKREVEFQTKQFFYSLLYKKEVIKLLEENLRYWEENYRQTEGKFQAGIVPKVELVRAKAQLENAKAQLEKAIADYKKSLEDFKAFLRYEGELEIQGELQGKELRQEDLKVSLENNSTLRVAKKNLEVFQRVVEVQRSQYYPTLDLFATYQGNTARIGGRDTMVEGYTVGARLNYKIFDGFAREASIAQARIDLLRQMENLKDTEEKLKAELNKTLLDIKALDAQIKATELALESAKESLRLSKERYGFGVGTQLEVLDAVSNYNNTLQNYYFLLYLYNTALARLERLIR, encoded by the coding sequence ATGAGGCTTATTGTATTGCTCTTTGTAAGTCTAAAGCTGGTTTTTGCCATAAGCCTTGAGGAGGCAGTGGAGCTTGCCATAAAAAACAACACTTCCATGAGGCTTTCTATCCTTGACCTTCAAAAGGCGGAGGAAAACATAAGGAAAGCCAAGGCGGGTATACTGCCTCAGGTAAGTTTCTCTTACAGCTATACGAGACTTGGTGGGGATTTAGCTTTTGGTTTTACACCAAAGAACAGACACAGCTATTTGCTTCAATTAGACCAAGCGGTTTTTAATCGTGCGGTCTTTGAAGGACTAAGGCTTGCAAAAGACCAAAGAGAACTTCAAGAGCTCATATACGAGGATGTGAAAAGAGAGGTGGAGTTTCAAACCAAGCAGTTCTTCTATTCTCTTCTCTATAAGAAGGAGGTTATAAAACTCTTGGAGGAAAACCTCAGATACTGGGAAGAAAACTACAGACAGACAGAAGGCAAGTTTCAGGCAGGCATCGTGCCAAAGGTGGAGCTTGTGAGAGCAAAGGCTCAGCTTGAAAACGCCAAAGCTCAGTTAGAAAAGGCAATAGCGGACTACAAGAAAAGCCTTGAGGACTTTAAAGCCTTTCTTAGATATGAAGGAGAGCTTGAAATTCAAGGAGAACTCCAAGGGAAAGAGCTAAGGCAAGAAGACCTAAAAGTATCCCTTGAAAACAATAGCACCCTAAGGGTAGCAAAAAAGAACCTTGAGGTCTTCCAAAGGGTGGTTGAAGTCCAAAGGTCTCAGTATTATCCTACCCTTGACCTCTTTGCTACCTATCAGGGTAATACCGCAAGGATTGGTGGCAGGGACACCATGGTGGAAGGTTATACGGTTGGTGCAAGGCTAAACTACAAGATCTTTGATGGCTTTGCCCGTGAGGCAAGCATAGCACAGGCAAGGATTGACCTTTTAAGGCAGATGGAAAACTTAAAAGACACAGAGGAAAAGCTAAAGGCGGAGCTAAACAAAACCCTGTTAGACATAAAAGCTCTGGATGCTCAAATAAAGGCTACAGAGTTAGCCCTTGAATCTGCCAAGGAAAGTCTTAGGCTCTCCAAGGAGAGATATGGCTTTGGTGTTGGAACTCAGCTTGAGGTCCTTGATGCGGTAAGCAACTATAACAACACTTTGCAAAACTACTACTTTTTGCTCTATCTGTATAACACTGCCTTAGCAAGGCTTGAAAGGCTTATAAGATGA
- a CDS encoding TIGR00269 family protein: MRRCQRCGQKAVVYLPQHRLSLCKEHYIEWYLKRVESTIREFKMFGKDDRVLVAVSGGKDSLSLWDALCRLGYTADGLYIDLGIGEYSQRSRLACERFAKERELELYVLELRKEIATIPEIKEVESRPACSFCGQLKRYYMNRFAREKGYHVIATGHNLDDESATLLSNVLSWNMGYLSRQFPVLLEGDGFVRKVKPLVKFTEKENALYAFLSGIEYVEEECPFSEGASSIEYKKTLAQMEEKSPGTKLRFYMDFLRRLHPILQTQEVELRPCKVCGEPTTAEVCSVCRLKERVIPKLLSSSPSS, encoded by the coding sequence ATGCGTAGGTGTCAAAGGTGCGGACAAAAGGCGGTAGTGTATCTCCCTCAACATAGGCTTTCTCTTTGCAAGGAGCACTACATAGAGTGGTATCTCAAAAGGGTAGAGTCCACTATAAGAGAGTTCAAAATGTTCGGTAAGGACGATAGGGTCCTTGTTGCAGTCTCTGGTGGGAAAGATAGCCTTTCTCTGTGGGATGCACTGTGTAGGCTTGGATACACAGCGGATGGTCTTTATATAGACTTAGGTATAGGTGAGTATTCTCAGAGGTCAAGACTTGCCTGTGAAAGGTTTGCAAAAGAGAGGGAGCTTGAGCTTTATGTGTTGGAGCTAAGAAAAGAGATTGCTACCATACCAGAGATAAAAGAGGTGGAAAGCAGACCTGCCTGTTCCTTCTGCGGACAGCTCAAGAGATACTACATGAACCGCTTTGCAAGGGAGAAGGGCTACCATGTGATAGCTACAGGACACAACCTTGACGATGAAAGTGCAACCCTCCTTTCTAACGTGCTAAGCTGGAACATGGGTTATCTTTCAAGACAGTTTCCAGTCCTGTTGGAAGGAGATGGTTTCGTGAGAAAGGTAAAGCCTCTTGTGAAGTTTACAGAAAAGGAAAACGCCCTATATGCCTTTCTTTCTGGCATTGAATATGTGGAAGAGGAATGTCCCTTCTCGGAAGGTGCAAGCTCCATAGAATACAAGAAAACACTCGCCCAGATGGAAGAAAAGAGCCCAGGAACCAAGCTAAGGTTTTACATGGACTTTTTGAGAAGACTGCACCCTATACTTCAAACCCAAGAGGTGGAATTAAGACCTTGCAAAGTCTGTGGTGAGCCCACCACTGCTGAAGTATGCTCCGTCTGCAGGTTAAAAGAAAGGGTTATTCCAAAGCTTTTGTCATCCTCACCCAGTAGTTAA
- a CDS encoding efflux RND transporter periplasmic adaptor subunit encodes MRKVLYAIGIFALLFALSCQRQAQKASEQQPRERRVVVSLYKLKSEEVPIEYATKGYFEGEKDVLLRPLVSGRVLSLFVEEGAFVKSGEALLKIDPADYENVLGQLEAQLAQAKASYENLKSVYERRKFLLERELIAREEFENVQTQLKAQEELIRSIQAQIANARLNLSRTSLTAPFSGYIAQRFVNVGDYITPQSQTFRLVTLDPIRFVFQTPQEYLPYAKEGSKVKIRVEAFGEYEGTVFFVSPTADANRLITIKARLKNPKGDLKPNMYGEARLSLGVEKGFAVPEQAVVVQGNKRVVWKIQDGTAQPVQVEVIKQGKGIVYIKGELQEGDSIALENAYVLQQGVKVEVR; translated from the coding sequence ATGAGGAAGGTTCTTTATGCCATAGGCATTTTTGCTCTACTCTTTGCCCTTTCCTGTCAGAGGCAAGCTCAAAAGGCTTCAGAACAACAGCCAAGAGAGAGAAGGGTAGTGGTGAGCCTCTATAAATTGAAGTCCGAAGAAGTGCCAATAGAGTATGCTACAAAGGGCTACTTTGAGGGAGAAAAGGATGTTTTGCTTAGACCTCTTGTCAGCGGTAGAGTTTTGAGCCTTTTTGTGGAAGAGGGTGCATTCGTAAAGAGCGGAGAGGCTCTCTTGAAGATAGACCCTGCGGACTATGAAAATGTGCTCGGACAGTTAGAGGCACAGCTTGCACAAGCAAAGGCAAGCTATGAAAACTTAAAGTCCGTCTATGAAAGGAGAAAATTTCTCCTTGAAAGAGAGCTTATTGCAAGAGAAGAGTTTGAAAACGTCCAGACACAGCTCAAGGCTCAAGAAGAGCTAATTAGAAGCATTCAAGCACAGATAGCCAACGCAAGGCTAAACTTGAGCAGGACAAGCCTCACAGCACCCTTCTCTGGATACATAGCCCAAAGGTTTGTAAACGTGGGAGACTACATAACACCTCAAAGTCAGACCTTTAGACTTGTGACCCTTGACCCTATAAGGTTTGTTTTTCAAACTCCTCAAGAATATCTTCCATACGCAAAGGAGGGTTCAAAGGTTAAGATAAGGGTTGAAGCCTTTGGAGAATACGAAGGGACAGTGTTTTTTGTTTCACCCACTGCGGATGCCAATAGGCTTATAACCATAAAAGCAAGGCTAAAAAACCCTAAGGGAGACCTAAAGCCAAACATGTATGGAGAAGCAAGGCTCTCGCTCGGAGTTGAAAAGGGTTTTGCAGTGCCAGAGCAGGCGGTGGTAGTTCAAGGAAACAAGAGGGTGGTTTGGAAAATTCAGGATGGCACAGCCCAGCCTGTGCAAGTGGAGGTTATAAAACAAGGAAAAGGCATAGTTTACATAAAGGGTGAGCTACAAGAGGGTGATAGCATAGCCTTAGAAAATGCCTACGTGCTTCAACAAGGCGTAAAGGTGGAGGTAAGATGA
- a CDS encoding TetR/AcrR family transcriptional regulator: MSAKDRIIQSAKELFSQRGYNHTTVDDIVRHAGLSKGAFYFYFKSKDQLMEELVNTMAERTKGIMKRWLEKDVSAEECIRGHIRDFLVECYEDRHIAYVFFFELICNREDFRRLYLAHLQEIRELLTKMVERGYQRGEFLCGNTKALVNLIAGYVRLIYMEELLLNNASLEDLLREVDEGLGLIFRGLKCGQ, encoded by the coding sequence ATGAGTGCAAAGGATAGGATAATCCAGTCCGCTAAGGAGCTTTTTTCTCAAAGGGGCTATAACCATACCACTGTGGATGACATAGTAAGGCATGCGGGTCTTTCAAAGGGTGCTTTTTACTTCTACTTTAAGAGCAAAGACCAGCTTATGGAAGAGCTTGTAAACACGATGGCGGAAAGAACAAAGGGTATTATGAAAAGGTGGTTAGAAAAAGATGTCTCCGCAGAGGAGTGCATTAGGGGGCATATAAGGGACTTTCTTGTAGAATGCTACGAGGACAGGCATATAGCTTATGTCTTTTTCTTTGAGCTCATATGCAACAGGGAAGACTTTAGAAGACTTTACCTCGCACACCTACAAGAGATAAGAGAACTGCTTACAAAGATGGTGGAAAGGGGATACCAGAGGGGTGAGTTTCTATGTGGAAACACAAAAGCCCTTGTTAACTTGATAGCAGGCTATGTAAGACTTATATACATGGAGGAGCTCCTTCTAAACAACGCATCTTTGGAAGACCTACTAAGAGAGGTAGATGAGGGTCTTGGACTTATATTCAGGGGGTTAAAATGCGGGCAATAG
- a CDS encoding TolC family protein, which produces MRAIGILLAFCGLSFSLGLEELISSAIEKNPRVSSKDYVVESAKLRLKSSQQLYYPEFFAVYRYSIQSERQSISIPSFGGLPPFEVRSSKRNYQNFQLGVRQVLYDGGFRSSSLDISKAQLRISEEDYRETVLEVKLEVIKAYLSVLSALELLEVVKKQKEAVEADLRQREAFFREGLIAITDVLQARVRLAEVQRDLREAEGNYKIALANLSRLTGIEEERLKALEPLNIKPELSSLEELIKTAIEKRPAIKALREKISFTQAQRRMESSKLYPKVFLEAVYNYSDQNPTVSPKGFFVLSAGVSLSFQSLSAYYSTLAFMQEEKSVKEDLRDLQQAIALRVKSAYENFLTAQDNLKVAEESVKFAEEFYRLSLEQYRNQIISGTDLLQAEASRTQALKSKVIAYYKLLEAYFELLREVGEL; this is translated from the coding sequence ATGCGGGCAATAGGCATTCTTTTGGCTTTTTGTGGACTTTCCTTCTCTCTTGGACTTGAGGAGTTAATAAGCTCCGCAATTGAAAAAAATCCAAGGGTTTCCTCAAAGGACTACGTGGTGGAGTCCGCTAAGCTAAGGCTAAAGTCAAGTCAGCAACTTTATTATCCTGAGTTTTTTGCGGTATACCGATACTCAATTCAGTCAGAAAGACAGTCTATAAGTATACCATCTTTTGGAGGCTTGCCACCCTTTGAGGTAAGAAGCTCAAAAAGGAACTACCAAAACTTCCAGCTCGGAGTAAGGCAGGTGCTATACGATGGAGGCTTTAGGTCTTCAAGTCTTGATATATCAAAGGCTCAGTTGAGGATATCTGAGGAGGACTATAGGGAGACGGTGCTTGAGGTAAAACTTGAGGTTATAAAGGCTTACCTTTCTGTGCTTTCCGCTTTGGAGCTTCTTGAAGTGGTAAAAAAGCAAAAGGAGGCGGTGGAGGCGGACCTAAGGCAAAGGGAAGCCTTCTTTAGAGAGGGTCTAATCGCCATAACGGACGTGCTACAGGCAAGAGTGAGACTTGCAGAGGTCCAAAGAGACCTAAGAGAAGCGGAAGGAAACTACAAAATAGCCCTTGCCAACCTTTCAAGGCTCACAGGTATTGAGGAGGAAAGGCTAAAAGCCTTAGAACCCTTAAATATAAAGCCAGAGCTTTCAAGTCTCGAGGAGCTTATAAAGACCGCCATAGAAAAAAGACCAGCCATAAAAGCACTCAGAGAAAAAATCTCCTTTACACAAGCTCAAAGAAGAATGGAAAGCTCAAAGCTCTATCCAAAGGTCTTTCTGGAAGCGGTTTACAACTACTCAGACCAAAACCCTACAGTTTCTCCAAAGGGCTTTTTTGTCCTAAGTGCAGGGGTTAGCCTAAGTTTTCAGTCCCTTAGTGCCTACTATAGCACTTTGGCTTTTATGCAGGAAGAAAAGTCCGTAAAGGAAGACCTAAGAGACCTACAGCAGGCAATAGCCCTAAGGGTGAAGTCCGCCTATGAGAACTTTTTGACCGCACAGGACAATCTTAAGGTGGCAGAGGAGTCTGTAAAGTTTGCAGAGGAGTTTTATAGGCTTTCCCTTGAGCAGTATAGAAACCAGATAATAAGCGGGACAGACCTACTGCAGGCGGAGGCAAGTAGAACCCAAGCCTTGAAGTCTAAGGTTATAGCCTACTACAAATTACTTGAAGCCTACTTTGAACTTCTAAGAGAGGTGGGCGAGCTGTGA
- a CDS encoding GYD domain-containing protein, which translates to MPVYVMLTTLTDEGMKTLKHKPERIKEVDKEVLERFGVKVLAQYVVMGPYDFVNILEAPDNDTIVKMAVELGSRGTIRTLTMPAIDVDQFIKDLKELG; encoded by the coding sequence ATGCCAGTGTATGTGATGCTAACCACTCTAACCGACGAGGGTATGAAAACCCTCAAGCACAAGCCCGAGAGGATAAAGGAAGTAGACAAGGAAGTGCTGGAGCGTTTTGGCGTCAAAGTGCTTGCCCAATATGTGGTGATGGGACCCTACGACTTTGTCAACATTCTTGAAGCTCCAGATAACGACACCATAGTTAAAATGGCGGTGGAGCTTGGCTCAAGAGGGACTATAAGGACACTTACCATGCCTGCCATTGATGTAGACCAGTTTATAAAGGACCTAAAGGAGCTGGGATAA
- a CDS encoding type II toxin-antitoxin system HicB family antitoxin has protein sequence MVFQVVIQKDKYGYFAYCPELPGCHTQGDTFDEVVKNIKEAIELYLETLTEDELEELRGRELITAFVEV, from the coding sequence ATGGTTTTCCAAGTAGTAATTCAAAAGGATAAGTATGGTTACTTCGCATACTGTCCTGAACTGCCCGGTTGTCACACACAGGGAGACACCTTTGATGAGGTTGTAAAAAACATAAAGGAAGCTATAGAGCTTTACCTTGAAACCCTTACGGAAGATGAGCTTGAGGAGCTTAGAGGTAGGGAACTTATAACTGCATTCGTGGAAGTTTAA
- the metF gene encoding methylenetetrahydrofolate reductase [NAD(P)H] — translation MKIGDYLRQGKFSVSFEFFPPKTPEGEEELFQTIKSLQQLNPTFVSVTYGAGGSTRDRTRRVVERIHKETNLTVMAHLTCIAHTKEDLYDILKGYAQIGIENILALRGDLPANMPDFKPPEGACKHSSELVRFIRENFGNTFSIGVASYPEGHPESPNMEWEIRYFKQKVEAGADFSITQMFFDNSYFYRFLELCQRAHINIPIIPGIMPITNFRQIQKFASMCGAEIPQSLVERLEPYADNPEETLKIGVEFAIEQCLDLLDNRVQGLHFYTLNKSKATLLVYEGIKGALKT, via the coding sequence TTGAAGATAGGAGATTATCTAAGGCAGGGTAAGTTTAGCGTATCCTTTGAATTTTTTCCCCCAAAAACGCCAGAAGGGGAGGAGGAGCTTTTCCAGACCATAAAGAGCCTTCAGCAGTTAAACCCTACCTTTGTGTCTGTAACCTATGGAGCGGGTGGAAGCACAAGGGACAGGACAAGAAGAGTAGTAGAAAGAATTCACAAAGAAACAAACCTCACCGTAATGGCACATCTTACCTGCATAGCCCATACAAAAGAAGACCTATACGATATACTCAAAGGCTACGCACAGATAGGGATAGAAAACATATTAGCCCTTAGAGGAGACCTTCCTGCAAACATGCCAGATTTTAAGCCTCCAGAGGGTGCCTGCAAGCATAGCTCTGAGCTTGTGAGGTTTATAAGGGAAAACTTCGGAAACACCTTCTCCATAGGCGTCGCCTCTTACCCAGAGGGACATCCAGAATCTCCCAACATGGAGTGGGAGATAAGATACTTCAAGCAGAAGGTAGAGGCGGGTGCGGACTTTTCCATAACCCAGATGTTTTTTGATAACTCTTACTTTTACAGGTTCTTGGAGCTTTGCCAAAGGGCACACATAAACATTCCCATTATACCGGGTATAATGCCAATTACCAACTTCCGGCAGATACAGAAGTTTGCCAGCATGTGCGGTGCGGAGATACCCCAAAGCCTTGTGGAAAGACTTGAGCCTTATGCGGACAATCCAGAAGAGACACTAAAGATCGGTGTAGAGTTTGCCATAGAGCAGTGCCTTGACCTTTTGGACAACCGCGTGCAAGGTCTGCACTTTTATACCCTAAACAAGTCAAAGGCTACACTTCTTGTATACGAAGGCATAAAAGGTGCTTTAAAAACATGA
- a CDS encoding GNAT family N-acetyltransferase has product MTIRRAEEKDIKILVDLYLLGYKGLEEYSYTHPDDVQAYLNWLFRRDVAGIWLAEEDSKVVGFVASDGNWFSKREGKVVGAIHELVVLPEYRNRGIGRALVQKALEYFKSRGLDMAELWVGDENKQAIDFYKNLGFEERDRFNYWVRMTKALE; this is encoded by the coding sequence ATGACCATAAGAAGGGCAGAAGAGAAGGACATAAAAATTTTGGTGGACCTATATTTGTTAGGCTACAAGGGTCTTGAGGAATACTCCTATACACACCCGGATGACGTGCAAGCATATCTTAACTGGCTTTTTAGGAGGGATGTGGCGGGTATATGGCTTGCAGAGGAGGATAGCAAAGTAGTTGGCTTTGTTGCCAGCGACGGAAATTGGTTTAGTAAAAGGGAAGGTAAGGTGGTGGGTGCTATTCATGAACTTGTGGTTCTTCCCGAGTATAGAAATAGGGGTATAGGTAGGGCTCTTGTGCAAAAGGCTTTGGAATACTTCAAAAGCAGGGGGCTTGATATGGCGGAGCTTTGGGTAGGGGACGAAAATAAACAGGCTATAGACTTTTACAAAAATCTCGGCTTTGAGGAGAGGGACAGGTTTAACTACTGGGTGAGGATGACAAAAGCTTTGGAATAA